The Geobacter sp. AOG2 genome includes a window with the following:
- a CDS encoding roadblock/LC7 domain-containing protein, which yields MSTPQMVMYDEEFQEINEVIGRLLKEANAKVIFLVDKNGQLISGVGETERFDTTSLASLTAGNIAATGGLAKLIGEKEFSILFHEGEKDNLHISIVGGRVILVVLFDSRSSLGLVRLRVKKSSEELSAIFDRLLKKAEDKEKRGVSDFPFAEITDDDIDSLFS from the coding sequence ATGTCCACTCCGCAGATGGTCATGTACGACGAAGAATTTCAGGAGATTAACGAGGTTATCGGCAGGCTCCTGAAAGAGGCAAATGCCAAGGTTATCTTTCTGGTGGATAAAAACGGTCAGCTTATTTCCGGTGTGGGTGAGACCGAACGTTTCGACACCACGTCGCTGGCCTCGCTTACTGCCGGTAACATTGCGGCAACTGGCGGTCTTGCCAAACTTATCGGCGAAAAGGAGTTCTCGATCCTTTTTCATGAGGGGGAGAAGGATAATCTCCATATTTCAATAGTCGGCGGCAGGGTCATCCTGGTGGTGTTGTTCGATAGCCGCTCCTCCCTCGGGTTAGTGCGACTGCGAGTCAAGAAGTCTTCAGAGGAACTTTCGGCAATTTTCGATAGATTGCTCAAAAAGGCTGAGGACAAGGAAAAACGTGGGGTATCCGATTTCCCCTTTGCTGAGATCACTGATGACGATATTGATAGCCTGTTCAGTTAA